In Humulus lupulus chromosome 7, drHumLupu1.1, whole genome shotgun sequence, the following are encoded in one genomic region:
- the LOC133789931 gene encoding uncharacterized protein LOC133789931, producing MARDVLAIPVTTVASEAAFSIGGRILDPFRSSLSPRMVEALICLNNWWSGSHQPIITREYMEEEEALQTSEYLESEMTNDPTSVGPGPASSSVNFQSSASSASAAQQSTN from the exons ATGGCTCGTGATGTGTTAGCTATACCAGTTACCACCGTTGCTTCTGAGGCGGCATTTTCTATAGGAGGTCGAATTTTAGATCCTTTTAGAAGCTCACTAAGCCCAAGGATGGTCGaagcattaatttgtctcaataacTGGTGGAGCGGATCACATCAACCCATCATAACTCGAGAAtatatggaagaagaagaagcgcTTCAAACATCAGAGTATCTTGAGTCAG AGATGACCAATGATCCTACAAGTGTTGGGCCTGGGCCAGCTTCATCCTCCGTCAATTTTCAGTCTTCAGCCTCATCTGCATCTGCTGCACAACAATCTACAAATTAA